A region from the Armatimonadota bacterium genome encodes:
- a CDS encoding FAD-linked oxidase C-terminal domain-containing protein gives MTTKIDRGTLVSRLREIVGPAQVLARPEDLVVYEQDACLVARAAPDLAVLPDSADQVAGIVALARRAGIPLVPRGAGTGLNGGSIPVAGGVMLVLTRMNRILELSPRDRLAVVEPGVVNGDLTVAASRHGLFYAPDPGSQGASTIGGNVGNNAGGPHCLAYGVTGNHVLELEVVLPSGEIVVVGSPAVDAPGYDLAGLLVGSEGTLGIITRITVRLLRSAEAAGTLLAAFDTIEDASQTVSEIIAAGIVPTAMEMIDGTVIRAVEAAIRAGYPEDAGAVLLIDVEGHVEVVPRTLARIREIAARHAPRQLRAAETPDDRERLWKGRKEGVGALGRLAPAYYLQDGVVPRTRLPEVMRRVAEIARAFDLVIGNIFHAGDGNLHPTILFDPTRPGMLEQVIAAGEEILKACVACGGSITGEHGVGIEKRDYMRWLFTDADLEAMGRVKAAFDPEGLLNPEKLLPPPAAASSPGRAASEASGRPQAAGWS, from the coding sequence ATGACGACGAAGATTGACCGTGGGACGCTCGTTTCGCGCCTGCGGGAAATCGTCGGCCCCGCGCAGGTGCTTGCCCGTCCCGAGGACCTCGTCGTCTACGAGCAGGACGCCTGCCTGGTCGCCCGGGCCGCTCCCGACCTCGCCGTGCTGCCCGACTCCGCCGATCAGGTCGCCGGGATCGTCGCGCTGGCCCGCCGGGCGGGGATACCGCTGGTCCCGCGGGGGGCGGGGACCGGTCTCAACGGCGGGTCCATCCCCGTCGCCGGGGGGGTGATGCTGGTCCTGACACGGATGAACCGCATCCTCGAGCTCAGTCCCCGCGACCGGCTGGCCGTGGTCGAGCCCGGTGTCGTGAACGGAGATCTGACCGTTGCCGCCTCCCGCCACGGGCTCTTCTACGCGCCCGACCCGGGGAGCCAGGGTGCCAGCACCATCGGCGGCAACGTGGGCAACAACGCCGGCGGGCCGCACTGTCTGGCCTACGGAGTGACGGGCAACCATGTCCTCGAGCTGGAGGTGGTGTTGCCGTCGGGGGAGATCGTCGTTGTCGGCAGTCCGGCCGTCGATGCCCCGGGTTACGATCTCGCCGGACTGCTCGTCGGATCCGAGGGCACCCTCGGCATCATCACGCGGATCACGGTGCGGTTGCTGCGATCTGCCGAGGCCGCGGGCACCCTGCTGGCGGCCTTCGACACCATCGAGGACGCCTCCCAGACGGTCTCCGAGATCATCGCCGCCGGCATCGTGCCCACGGCGATGGAGATGATCGACGGGACGGTGATCCGGGCCGTGGAAGCGGCGATCCGCGCCGGCTATCCCGAAGATGCCGGCGCGGTGCTGCTCATCGATGTGGAGGGTCACGTCGAGGTCGTACCCCGAACCCTGGCCCGCATCCGGGAGATCGCCGCACGCCACGCCCCCCGCCAGCTCAGGGCGGCAGAGACGCCTGACGACCGCGAGCGGCTCTGGAAAGGGCGCAAGGAAGGCGTCGGAGCTCTGGGACGATTGGCGCCGGCCTACTATCTCCAGGACGGGGTGGTGCCGCGGACGCGGCTGCCCGAGGTGATGCGGCGCGTCGCGGAGATCGCCCGCGCCTTTGACCTGGTGATCGGCAACATCTTCCACGCCGGAGACGGCAACCTGCATCCCACGATCCTCTTCGACCCGACACGCCCCGGCATGCTGGAGCAGGTCATCGCCGCCGGGGAGGAGATCCTCAAGGCCTGCGTGGCCTGTGGCGGATCCATCACGGGGGAACACGGGGTCGGCATCGAGAAGCGGGACTACATGCGGTGGCTCTTCACCGACGCGGACCTGGAGGCGATGGGCAGGGTCAAGGCCGCGTTTGATCCGGAGGGCCTGCTGAATCCCGAGAAGCTCCTGCCCCCGCCGGCGGCCGCCTCGTCCCCCGGCCGTGCGGCTTCCGAGGCCTCCGGGCGCCCGCAGGCCGCAGGATGGAGCTAG
- a CDS encoding FAD-linked oxidase C-terminal domain-containing protein has protein sequence MDRQALIAELRGIVGDGHVLTDDVDLIVYEQDGSVLQAVPEIVVLPADTPQVAAVIRAAARAGVPVVPRGSGTGLAGGAVPAGGGVVVSLARLNRVRDVSYRDRTVEVEPGVINLDVTKAVAKAGFFYAPDPSSQAACSIGGNLANNSGGPHTLAYGVTTNHTLGMEVVRGDGSVVWLGGVVPDTPGYDLCGLFVGSEGTLGIVTRAVVRLMRVREQVGTLLAVFDRMDDATQAVVEITAAGIVPAALEMMDRTTIEAVERGSPVGLPRDADAVLLVEVEGVQEHTERVMRLAREICHRAGARAVRTAKDEPERAALWRGRKGAFGALGTLAPNYYVMDGVVPRSRLPDAMRAVAEISRRFGVRVANVFHAGDGNLHPNILFDLRVPGELERVLAAGAEILKACVAMGGSLTGEHGIGLEKREYMGWVFTPADLEAMARVRAAFDPDRRFNPGKIFPTPAACGEATRRMPARIPEGVWV, from the coding sequence GTGGACAGGCAGGCGCTGATCGCCGAACTGAGAGGGATCGTCGGCGACGGACACGTCCTCACCGACGACGTCGATCTCATCGTGTACGAGCAGGACGGCTCCGTCCTCCAGGCCGTGCCGGAGATCGTCGTGCTGCCCGCCGACACCCCGCAGGTCGCCGCGGTGATCCGGGCCGCCGCGCGCGCCGGCGTCCCGGTCGTCCCCCGGGGCTCGGGGACGGGGCTGGCAGGCGGCGCAGTGCCCGCCGGGGGAGGCGTCGTGGTCTCCCTCGCCCGCCTGAACCGGGTCCGCGACGTCTCCTACCGCGACCGCACGGTGGAGGTCGAACCCGGCGTCATCAACCTGGACGTGACGAAGGCCGTGGCCAAGGCGGGGTTCTTCTACGCTCCCGACCCCAGCAGCCAGGCGGCCTGCTCCATCGGGGGCAACCTGGCCAACAACTCCGGCGGACCGCACACCCTGGCCTACGGGGTGACCACCAACCACACCCTGGGGATGGAGGTGGTGCGGGGCGACGGCTCGGTGGTGTGGCTGGGCGGCGTTGTGCCCGATACGCCGGGCTACGACCTCTGCGGCCTCTTCGTCGGGTCGGAAGGCACCCTGGGCATCGTCACCCGCGCCGTGGTCCGGTTGATGCGCGTCCGGGAACAGGTGGGGACGCTGCTCGCCGTCTTCGACCGCATGGATGACGCCACGCAGGCGGTCGTGGAGATCACCGCCGCCGGCATCGTTCCCGCGGCGTTGGAGATGATGGACCGCACGACCATCGAGGCGGTGGAGCGGGGAAGTCCCGTCGGTCTGCCGCGCGATGCCGACGCCGTGCTGCTGGTCGAGGTGGAAGGGGTACAGGAGCACACCGAGCGGGTGATGCGCCTGGCGCGGGAGATCTGCCATCGGGCCGGCGCCCGGGCGGTGCGGACGGCGAAGGACGAGCCAGAGCGCGCCGCGCTGTGGAGAGGCCGCAAGGGCGCCTTCGGCGCCCTGGGCACCCTGGCCCCGAACTACTACGTGATGGACGGAGTCGTTCCGCGCAGCCGGCTGCCGGACGCGATGCGGGCCGTGGCCGAAATCAGCCGGCGCTTCGGCGTCCGCGTGGCCAACGTCTTCCACGCCGGGGACGGCAATCTCCATCCCAACATCCTCTTCGACCTCAGGGTGCCGGGCGAGCTGGAGCGCGTCCTCGCCGCCGGGGCAGAGATCCTCAAGGCCTGTGTGGCCATGGGCGGCAGTCTCACCGGCGAGCACGGCATCGGTCTGGAGAAACGGGAGTACATGGGGTGGGTGTTCACGCCGGCAGACCTGGAGGCGATGGCCCGGGTGCGGGCGGCGTTCGATCCGGATCGCAGGTTCAACCCGGGAAAGATCTTCCCCACCCCCGCGGCGTGCGGGGAGGCGACCCGGCGGATGCCGGCCAGGATCCCGGAGGGGGTGTGGGTGTAG
- a CDS encoding heterodisulfide reductase-related iron-sulfur binding cluster codes for METAVGATHLPLPRPAARGRSLPALLIPELDQCVHCGLCLPQCPTYRVTALETESPRGRIHLVRAAGEGRIAPGARFAEHIYLCLMCRACETACPSGVKYGRIAEAARAVLGPPGSPLGRATVSLVLRQVFPFPRRLRLLARLLRFYQRSGLRALARLLPGRLRQAEALLPPIPAEFFTPEAEVLPALGPRRARIGLLQGCVMPLLFGAVNAATVRVLRRNGCEVVIPGAQGCCGALNLHNGETVAMKAMARRNIDVFLNARVDAVVVNAAGCGAAMKEYGHLLRDDPAYAEKAAQFSRLVQDASEFLADLGLVGPLGPVPLTVTYQDPCHLAHGQKVRAQPRRLLTAIPGLRLVEMEASDRCCGSAGIYNVTHAAMSGALLEEKLVSIERTGAEAVVAPNPGCMVQLLSGVRRRGLKMPVYHLLDLLDRAYETAGAAAADGAGGTTGSAP; via the coding sequence ATGGAAACCGCGGTCGGCGCCACCCACCTCCCCCTGCCCCGTCCGGCGGCGCGGGGACGTTCCCTTCCCGCGCTGCTCATCCCCGAACTGGACCAGTGCGTGCACTGCGGGCTCTGTCTCCCCCAGTGCCCGACCTACCGTGTCACCGCCCTGGAGACGGAATCTCCTCGGGGGCGCATCCACCTGGTGCGCGCCGCCGGCGAGGGGCGGATCGCGCCGGGCGCACGCTTCGCCGAGCACATCTACCTGTGCCTGATGTGCCGGGCCTGCGAAACGGCCTGTCCCTCCGGGGTGAAGTATGGGCGGATCGCCGAGGCGGCGCGGGCCGTGCTGGGTCCGCCCGGTTCGCCCCTCGGTCGGGCGACGGTCTCACTGGTCCTCCGGCAGGTCTTCCCCTTCCCACGGCGCCTGCGGTTGCTGGCCCGCCTGCTGCGCTTCTACCAGCGCTCGGGGCTGCGGGCGCTGGCGCGGCTGTTACCGGGGCGGCTGCGTCAGGCCGAGGCGTTGCTGCCGCCGATTCCCGCGGAGTTCTTCACCCCCGAGGCCGAGGTGCTGCCGGCGTTGGGCCCGCGGCGGGCCCGGATCGGCCTGCTCCAGGGGTGTGTCATGCCCCTGCTGTTCGGCGCGGTGAACGCCGCCACCGTCCGCGTCCTGCGGCGCAACGGCTGCGAGGTCGTCATCCCCGGGGCGCAGGGCTGCTGCGGCGCGCTCAACCTCCACAACGGCGAGACCGTGGCGATGAAGGCGATGGCCCGGCGGAACATCGACGTCTTCCTGAATGCCCGCGTGGACGCGGTCGTCGTCAACGCCGCAGGCTGCGGCGCGGCGATGAAAGAGTACGGTCATCTCCTTCGGGACGATCCCGCGTACGCGGAGAAGGCGGCGCAGTTCTCCCGGCTTGTTCAGGACGCCTCGGAGTTCCTGGCGGACCTGGGCCTGGTCGGGCCGCTCGGGCCGGTGCCCCTGACCGTCACCTATCAGGATCCCTGTCATCTGGCCCACGGCCAGAAGGTCCGGGCGCAGCCGCGGCGGTTGTTGACCGCGATCCCGGGCCTGCGCCTGGTGGAGATGGAGGCCTCCGACCGGTGCTGCGGCAGCGCTGGCATCTACAACGTCACCCACGCCGCGATGTCCGGCGCGCTGCTGGAGGAGAAACTGGTCTCCATCGAGCGCACCGGGGCGGAGGCGGTCGTCGCTCCCAATCCCGGCTGCATGGTGCAGCTGCTCTCCGGTGTGCGGCGCCGAGGCCTGAAGATGCCCGTCTACCACCTCCTGGATCTTCTGGACCGCGCCTATGAAACCGCCGGCGCCGCCGCTGCGGACGGGGCCGGGGGGACGACCGGGAGCGCGCCGTGA
- a CDS encoding FAD-binding oxidoreductase: MSAAAGRLVEALESALGPAAIATDAATLQAHAVDGVVPNVVCRPADAEQIAAVLRLCAEADAAVVPWGGGTTIALGNLPRRLDVVLTTGRLAALGEHDDANLTATVQAGMTLGALQAALRPRGQFLALDPPCPERATVGGVVAANVNGPRRMAYGGVRDLVIGMKMVLADGAQIKAGGKVVKNVAGYDMCKLFVGSLGTLGIITEVTFKMTPLPEEAATVVAGGASEAAFALVDDLFASTLQPCAIAVMNRPPAPIPLPGAAAVVAVGVEGFTEAVARHLREITAMAARAGLEAEVVTGSAHAACWAAVRDFPLPEVSPPAYQEALLRLTVPLGSVAAAVAALSALDGGLSYVAHAGVGTIWIRAELHRAAEVFSAVGTVAASHRGHAVLAAAPAAVKRDLDIWGPPPPALAIMREIKQRFDPRGLLNPGRFVAFL; this comes from the coding sequence GTGAGCGCGGCCGCCGGCCGTCTGGTGGAAGCCCTGGAATCCGCCCTCGGCCCGGCGGCGATTGCCACGGACGCCGCCACCTTGCAGGCGCATGCGGTGGACGGGGTGGTGCCGAACGTCGTCTGCCGCCCGGCCGACGCGGAGCAGATTGCGGCGGTGCTGCGGCTCTGCGCGGAAGCCGACGCGGCGGTCGTGCCCTGGGGCGGCGGCACCACGATCGCCCTGGGGAACCTTCCGCGCCGTCTCGACGTCGTGCTGACCACCGGGCGCCTGGCGGCGCTCGGCGAACATGACGATGCCAACCTCACCGCCACGGTGCAGGCCGGGATGACCCTGGGTGCGCTGCAGGCGGCGCTCAGGCCACGCGGGCAGTTCCTGGCTCTGGATCCTCCGTGTCCGGAGCGGGCCACGGTGGGCGGGGTGGTCGCCGCCAACGTCAACGGACCGCGGCGGATGGCCTACGGCGGCGTGCGCGACCTGGTCATCGGGATGAAGATGGTCCTGGCCGACGGAGCACAGATCAAAGCCGGGGGCAAGGTGGTGAAGAACGTCGCCGGCTACGACATGTGCAAGCTGTTCGTCGGCTCGCTGGGCACACTGGGGATCATCACCGAGGTCACCTTCAAGATGACGCCGCTCCCGGAGGAGGCGGCGACGGTGGTGGCCGGCGGCGCGTCGGAGGCGGCCTTCGCCCTGGTGGACGACCTCTTTGCCTCCACGCTGCAGCCCTGTGCGATCGCGGTGATGAACCGGCCGCCGGCGCCGATCCCCCTGCCCGGGGCGGCCGCCGTCGTGGCCGTGGGGGTGGAGGGCTTCACCGAAGCGGTGGCCCGCCACCTGCGGGAGATCACGGCCATGGCCGCCCGGGCCGGTCTGGAAGCGGAGGTCGTCACCGGGAGCGCGCACGCGGCCTGCTGGGCCGCCGTGCGCGACTTCCCACTCCCCGAGGTGTCGCCGCCGGCATACCAGGAGGCGCTGCTGCGGCTCACCGTGCCCCTGGGGTCCGTGGCCGCCGCGGTGGCGGCCCTCTCCGCCCTTGACGGGGGACTCTCCTACGTCGCCCACGCCGGCGTGGGGACGATCTGGATCCGTGCCGAACTCCACCGTGCCGCCGAGGTGTTTTCCGCGGTCGGGACTGTCGCGGCCTCGCACCGCGGGCACGCCGTCCTCGCCGCCGCCCCGGCCGCGGTGAAGCGGGACCTGGATATCTGGGGCCCTCCGCCGCCGGCGCTGGCAATCATGAGGGAGATCAAACAGCGCTTCGATCCCCGGGGTCTGCTCAACCCCGGGCGGTTCGTGGCTTTTCTCTGA
- a CDS encoding DUF1926 domain-containing protein encodes MNSQVVFALAIHNHQPVGNFPHVFEEAYARSYLPLLRLLDRHPRIRLALHYSGPLLDWLQGAHPEFFPLLRGLVRRGQVEVMTGGYYEPILVSIPERDQVGQIRKMTTELERRFGARPRGLWLAERVWEPHLAGTLAAAGVEYTVVDDTHFLAAGLSADDLTGYFVTEEGGATLKVFPSLRALRYLIPWKPVAEVVAFLRSKASPSGPLLLMGDDGEKFGLWPGTYAHCWEAGWMEEFFTALEEEAEWLAVLPPGEAADGPPAGRVYLPTAAYDEMEEWALPAETGIAYRQARRRLEEERHPALRFVRGGFWRQFLVKYPEVNTLHKKMLRVSEKVWRIPPGRRRRRALEELWQAQCNCPYWHGVFGGVYLPHIRRANFAHLIAAEALADEHLGAGPRVQVGDLDADGGPEVEISTPSMVLWVDPAEGAGVVTWDWRAARVNLVDVLGRRREAYHAQLLAAPGETAAPAAVETIHTERVRVKEPHLERLLVYDRYRRAAFLDHLLPAGATLEAWAAEEFPVPFAGQPYLADPPAGPSAAVSCRREATVRTDGGTAAARIEKRFRADGAAARLQVRYRVTNVGTAALRALFGVETNWAVSEGSTIGIGGSAAGVAQRRTIQDADVIEVTDPGWPGPVRCSFPPATVWQWPIETVSNSEGGFERTFQGLTCVTLWPLSLAPGETREIAIDATLGDLAGREVPR; translated from the coding sequence GTGAATTCCCAGGTCGTCTTCGCCCTGGCCATCCACAACCACCAGCCGGTGGGAAACTTTCCCCACGTCTTCGAGGAGGCGTACGCCAGGAGCTACCTGCCCCTCCTGCGGCTGCTGGACCGCCACCCCCGCATCCGCCTGGCCCTCCACTACTCCGGACCGCTCCTGGACTGGCTGCAGGGGGCGCACCCGGAGTTCTTCCCGCTGCTGCGCGGACTCGTCCGGCGCGGCCAGGTGGAGGTGATGACCGGCGGATACTACGAGCCCATTCTGGTCAGCATCCCCGAGCGGGACCAGGTCGGACAGATCCGCAAGATGACGACGGAGTTGGAGCGGCGCTTCGGAGCGCGCCCCCGCGGGTTGTGGCTGGCGGAGCGGGTGTGGGAGCCGCACTTGGCCGGGACGCTGGCCGCCGCCGGTGTCGAGTACACGGTGGTGGACGACACCCACTTCCTCGCCGCCGGCCTCTCCGCCGACGACCTGACCGGCTATTTCGTCACGGAGGAGGGCGGGGCCACGCTCAAGGTCTTCCCCAGCCTCCGCGCGCTGCGCTACCTGATCCCCTGGAAGCCGGTGGCGGAGGTCGTGGCCTTCCTCCGCAGCAAGGCTTCGCCGTCCGGCCCGCTGCTGTTGATGGGCGACGACGGCGAGAAGTTCGGGCTGTGGCCCGGGACCTACGCCCACTGCTGGGAGGCGGGCTGGATGGAGGAGTTCTTCACGGCGCTTGAGGAGGAGGCCGAATGGCTGGCGGTGCTTCCCCCGGGCGAAGCGGCCGACGGCCCCCCCGCCGGCCGGGTGTACCTGCCCACCGCCGCCTATGACGAGATGGAAGAGTGGGCGCTGCCGGCCGAGACCGGGATCGCCTATCGCCAGGCCCGCCGCCGGCTGGAGGAAGAGCGTCATCCCGCCCTGCGGTTCGTGCGCGGGGGATTCTGGCGGCAGTTCCTGGTGAAGTATCCGGAGGTCAACACCCTGCACAAGAAGATGCTCCGCGTCAGCGAGAAGGTGTGGCGGATTCCCCCCGGGAGGAGACGGCGGCGCGCGCTGGAGGAGCTGTGGCAGGCGCAGTGCAACTGCCCCTACTGGCACGGCGTCTTCGGCGGCGTCTATCTGCCCCACATCCGCCGGGCCAACTTCGCCCACCTGATCGCCGCCGAAGCGCTGGCCGACGAGCACCTGGGCGCCGGGCCCAGAGTGCAGGTTGGGGATCTGGACGCGGACGGCGGACCGGAGGTCGAGATCTCCACGCCGTCGATGGTCCTGTGGGTGGATCCGGCCGAGGGAGCGGGGGTGGTGACCTGGGACTGGCGCGCCGCCCGCGTCAACCTGGTCGATGTGCTGGGCCGGCGGCGGGAAGCCTATCACGCGCAGCTGCTCGCCGCCCCGGGAGAGACGGCGGCGCCCGCGGCGGTCGAAACCATCCACACCGAACGGGTCCGCGTCAAGGAGCCCCACCTGGAGCGGCTGCTCGTCTACGACCGCTACCGCCGGGCCGCCTTTCTGGACCACCTGCTACCCGCCGGCGCGACACTGGAGGCCTGGGCCGCGGAGGAGTTTCCCGTTCCCTTCGCCGGACAGCCGTACCTGGCCGACCCTCCGGCCGGACCGTCGGCGGCCGTCTCCTGCCGCCGCGAGGCGACGGTGCGGACGGATGGGGGAACGGCGGCGGCGCGGATCGAGAAGCGGTTCCGGGCCGACGGCGCCGCGGCGCGCCTGCAGGTCCGCTATCGTGTCACAAACGTCGGGACGGCCGCTCTCCGCGCGCTGTTTGGGGTGGAGACCAACTGGGCGGTCTCCGAGGGGTCGACGATCGGCATCGGCGGATCGGCCGCCGGGGTCGCCCAGCGCAGGACGATCCAGGACGCCGATGTCATCGAGGTAACGGATCCGGGTTGGCCCGGACCCGTCCGATGCTCTTTTCCCCCCGCCACGGTCTGGCAGTGGCCCATCGAGACCGTTTCGAACTCGGAAGGAGGCTTCGAGCGCACGTTCCAGGGGCTGACGTGCGTCACCCTGTGGCCTCTTTCCCTCGCCCCCGGCGAGACGCGGGAGATCGCGATCGACGCCACCCTGGGCGACCTCGCCGGTCGGGAGGTTCCGCGCTGA
- a CDS encoding GNAT family N-acetyltransferase gives MRDGSTVRVRPIRPEDRAALLALFRSLSETSRARRFFAGVSDRFLDEAAERLVAVDYVSRFGLVATAGPEQRLIGHACYIQTGPQRAEVAFTVADDFQGRGLGTILLGQLAEIGAAHGIREFEADVLPENHPMIDVFRQSGFPVEVTASRDGIHAVFPTELGEEARLRFEQRERIAAVNALRPFFAPRAVAVIGASRRRGTIGGEVFHNLLAYGFSGEIYAVNPAAAEVQGRRAYASVLDIPGPVDLAVIVVPAAAVAEVAEQCAGKGVRALVVISSGFAEVGPAGRALQDRLLEICRRSGMRLIGPNCMGIVSTDPAVRLNATFVPVPPREGRVAFMSQSGALGLAIMDYAAQLGLGISSFASVGNKADISGNDLIQYWEEDPRTDLILLYLESFGNPRKFSRIARRVARRKPIVVVKSGRSPAGARATTSHTGALLAASDVTVAALFRQAGVIRTDTLKELFDVAALLAHQPAPSGRRVAIVTNSGGPGILCADTAESEGLEVPILSETTQAALRRFLPPEASVANPVDMIASATADHYRQAVRVVAADPGVDAVIAIFIPPMVTRADEVAAALVAAAAEIPAGKPLLTVFMSARGVPEVLRAADVRIPSFAFPEDAAIALARAVSYGEWRARPPAPPPVLTGLQRDRAAAVVASALRRGAGWLEPEEVAALLTCYGVPVLEHQVVRTPQDAAAAASAIGAPVALKAVAPGVVHKTEAGGVRLNLTAPEVHGAAEEMARAFERAGHPLTGYVVQRMAPGGVEMIVGVVHDPQCGPVLACGAGGVTVELLNDVAVRLTPLTEQDAAEMIRELRTYPLLTGYRGAPPLDVRALEEVVLRVGTMVEDLPQIAELDCNPVLVHRRGASVVDARVRVAPAEAPPPLGARPPARRR, from the coding sequence CTGCGCGACGGTTCGACCGTCCGCGTTCGGCCCATCCGCCCCGAGGACCGGGCGGCCCTGCTGGCGTTGTTCCGGTCCCTGTCGGAGACGTCGCGCGCGCGCCGCTTTTTCGCCGGTGTCTCCGACCGGTTTCTCGACGAGGCGGCGGAGCGGCTGGTCGCTGTGGACTACGTCTCGCGCTTCGGACTGGTGGCCACGGCCGGGCCCGAGCAGCGCCTCATCGGCCACGCCTGCTACATCCAGACCGGTCCCCAGCGCGCCGAAGTGGCCTTCACGGTGGCCGACGACTTTCAGGGCCGGGGCCTGGGGACGATCCTGCTGGGACAACTGGCCGAGATCGGCGCCGCACACGGCATCCGGGAGTTTGAAGCGGACGTCCTCCCGGAGAACCACCCGATGATCGACGTCTTCCGCCAGTCCGGTTTTCCCGTCGAGGTGACGGCCAGCCGGGACGGCATCCACGCCGTCTTCCCGACCGAGCTGGGGGAAGAGGCGCGCCTCCGATTCGAGCAGCGGGAGCGGATCGCCGCGGTCAACGCCCTCCGCCCGTTCTTCGCGCCGCGCGCCGTGGCCGTCATCGGGGCCTCCCGCCGGCGCGGCACCATCGGTGGGGAGGTCTTCCACAACCTCCTGGCCTACGGCTTCTCGGGAGAGATCTACGCCGTGAACCCAGCGGCGGCGGAGGTCCAGGGGCGGCGGGCCTACGCCAGCGTCCTCGACATCCCCGGGCCGGTGGATCTGGCGGTCATCGTCGTCCCCGCCGCGGCGGTGGCGGAGGTCGCCGAGCAGTGCGCGGGCAAGGGCGTCCGCGCCCTGGTCGTCATCTCCTCGGGGTTCGCCGAAGTCGGGCCGGCCGGCCGGGCCCTCCAGGACCGGCTGCTGGAGATCTGCCGGCGGTCGGGCATGCGGCTCATCGGGCCCAACTGCATGGGCATCGTCAGCACCGACCCTGCGGTGCGGCTCAACGCCACCTTCGTCCCCGTCCCGCCCCGCGAAGGCCGCGTGGCGTTCATGTCCCAGAGCGGCGCGCTGGGGCTGGCCATCATGGACTACGCGGCGCAGCTGGGCCTGGGCATCTCCTCCTTCGCCTCGGTGGGGAACAAGGCCGACATCTCCGGCAACGACCTGATCCAGTACTGGGAGGAGGACCCGCGGACGGACCTCATCCTCCTGTACCTGGAGTCCTTCGGGAATCCGCGGAAGTTCTCGCGCATCGCGCGCCGCGTCGCCAGGAGGAAGCCCATCGTCGTGGTAAAGAGCGGGCGCTCGCCCGCCGGCGCCCGGGCCACGACCTCGCACACCGGTGCGCTGCTGGCCGCGTCCGACGTCACGGTGGCCGCCCTGTTCCGACAGGCCGGCGTCATCCGCACCGATACGCTGAAGGAACTCTTCGATGTGGCGGCGCTGCTGGCCCACCAGCCCGCCCCCTCGGGCCGTCGGGTGGCGATCGTCACCAACTCCGGCGGTCCCGGCATCCTCTGCGCCGACACCGCCGAAAGCGAAGGGCTGGAGGTACCGATCCTGTCCGAGACCACACAGGCCGCGTTGCGGCGGTTTCTGCCGCCGGAGGCCAGCGTCGCCAATCCCGTGGATATGATCGCCTCGGCTACCGCGGACCACTACCGCCAGGCGGTCCGGGTGGTGGCCGCGGATCCGGGGGTGGACGCGGTGATCGCCATCTTCATCCCGCCCATGGTGACCCGCGCCGACGAGGTCGCCGCCGCGCTGGTTGCGGCGGCCGCGGAGATCCCCGCCGGGAAACCTCTGCTCACTGTGTTCATGTCGGCGCGGGGCGTCCCCGAAGTGTTGCGCGCCGCCGACGTCCGCATCCCGTCCTTCGCCTTTCCCGAAGACGCCGCGATCGCCCTGGCCCGGGCCGTCTCGTACGGGGAGTGGCGGGCGCGGCCCCCCGCCCCCCCGCCGGTGCTGACCGGGCTGCAGAGGGATCGCGCCGCGGCAGTCGTCGCCTCGGCGCTGCGCCGGGGTGCCGGCTGGCTCGAGCCGGAGGAGGTGGCCGCGCTGCTGACATGCTACGGCGTCCCCGTCCTCGAGCACCAGGTGGTGAGGACACCGCAGGACGCCGCTGCGGCCGCCTCCGCCATCGGCGCACCGGTCGCGCTGAAGGCCGTGGCGCCCGGCGTGGTCCACAAGACCGAGGCCGGCGGTGTGCGGCTGAATTTGACCGCCCCGGAGGTGCACGGGGCCGCCGAGGAGATGGCCCGGGCGTTCGAGCGCGCCGGACACCCCCTGACAGGGTACGTCGTGCAGCGCATGGCCCCGGGCGGCGTCGAGATGATCGTCGGCGTGGTGCACGACCCGCAGTGTGGACCGGTGCTGGCCTGCGGGGCGGGAGGAGTGACCGTGGAGCTCCTCAACGATGTGGCGGTGCGCCTGACCCCCCTGACCGAGCAGGACGCCGCCGAGATGATCCGGGAGCTGCGGACCTATCCGCTGCTCACCGGCTATCGCGGCGCGCCTCCCCTCGACGTCCGCGCCCTGGAGGAGGTTGTGCTCCGCGTCGGCACGATGGTCGAGGATCTCCCCCAGATCGCCGAACTGGACTGCAACCCGGTCCTGGTGCACCGCCGCGGCGCCTCGGTCGTCGACGCCCGGGTCCGCGTGGCGCCGGCGGAGGCCCCGCCGCCGCTGGGGGCCCGGCCCCCGGCACGGCGAAGATGA
- a CDS encoding CBS domain-containing protein yields MKAREIMTTDVVTLKPTQSVEEATMVLLRRHIHGAPVVGDDGRLAGMVNFMDLKRHAGEERTIGDVMWPAVAVDEEASVQEVAAKMLEEKVRRVVVLRQGRVAGIISATDIVRLFLDLHEEPRRG; encoded by the coding sequence ATGAAGGCCAGGGAGATCATGACGACGGACGTCGTCACCCTGAAACCGACGCAGTCCGTCGAAGAAGCCACGATGGTCCTGCTGCGGCGCCACATCCACGGCGCGCCGGTGGTGGGCGACGACGGGCGGCTGGCGGGGATGGTCAACTTCATGGACCTGAAGCGCCACGCCGGAGAGGAACGCACGATCGGCGACGTGATGTGGCCGGCCGTCGCGGTGGACGAGGAGGCCTCCGTGCAGGAGGTGGCGGCGAAGATGCTGGAGGAGAAGGTCCGGCGCGTCGTCGTGCTCCGCCAGGGCCGCGTGGCCGGGATCATCAGCGCCACCGACATCGTGCGCCTCTTCCTGGACCTGCACGAGGAGCCGCGGCGGGGCTGA